A window of Fictibacillus halophilus contains these coding sequences:
- the miaB gene encoding tRNA (N6-isopentenyl adenosine(37)-C2)-methylthiotransferase MiaB encodes MKDNQKVKTNEKERDYSQYFQSTYAPPSLKDAKKRGKEQVQILKDFSIPENLKNIGVGKKFYIRTYGCQMNEHDTEVMAGILNEMGYETTYSTEDADVILLNTCAIRENAENKVFGELGHLKHTKANNPNLLLGVCGCMSQEESVVNRILSTYPQVDMIFGTHNIHRLPQIIENALFSKEMVVEVWSKEGDIVENLPRKRKGNVKGWVNIMYGCDKFCTYCIVPYTRGKERSRYPQDIIEEVRQLAREGYKEVTLLGQNVNAYGKDFEDLEYGLGDLMDEIRKIDIPRLRFTTSHPRDFDDRLIEVLAKGGNIVDHVHLPVQHGNSDVLKLMARKYTREHYLELVNKIKAAMPNVALTTDIIVGFPNETEEQFQETLSLVKEVQYDAAYTFIYSPREGTPAAKMQDNVPMEVKRERLQRLNAMLNDISLEKNKAYVGKVVEVLVEGESKKNPDVLTGHTGSNKVVNFKAPKHLIGEIVKVQITDAKTWNLGGDWIEEKSEVVG; translated from the coding sequence ATGAAAGACAATCAAAAAGTGAAGACGAACGAAAAAGAAAGAGACTACTCACAATACTTTCAATCTACGTATGCACCGCCTTCTTTAAAAGACGCGAAAAAGCGTGGTAAAGAACAAGTACAAATATTAAAAGATTTTTCGATTCCGGAAAATCTAAAAAATATTGGTGTTGGCAAGAAGTTTTATATTCGTACGTATGGATGTCAGATGAACGAGCATGATACAGAAGTTATGGCAGGCATTTTGAATGAAATGGGTTATGAAACCACTTATTCTACTGAAGATGCTGATGTAATTCTTCTAAATACATGTGCCATTCGCGAAAATGCGGAGAATAAAGTATTTGGTGAACTGGGACATTTAAAACATACGAAAGCGAACAACCCTAATCTTCTTCTAGGGGTCTGTGGGTGCATGTCACAAGAAGAATCTGTCGTTAACCGTATTCTTTCCACGTACCCTCAAGTTGATATGATCTTTGGTACTCATAACATTCATCGTCTGCCTCAAATCATCGAGAACGCATTATTCTCAAAGGAGATGGTAGTTGAAGTTTGGTCTAAAGAAGGGGATATCGTCGAGAACCTCCCAAGAAAGCGTAAAGGAAACGTTAAAGGCTGGGTCAACATTATGTACGGCTGCGACAAATTCTGTACATATTGTATTGTTCCTTACACACGAGGAAAAGAGCGAAGCCGTTATCCGCAGGATATCATCGAGGAAGTAAGACAGCTTGCGAGAGAAGGCTATAAAGAAGTAACGCTTTTAGGTCAGAACGTGAATGCATATGGTAAAGATTTCGAAGACTTGGAGTATGGTCTAGGAGATCTAATGGATGAGATCCGTAAGATTGATATTCCTAGACTTCGTTTTACGACTAGTCATCCGCGAGATTTTGATGATCGATTGATTGAAGTACTTGCGAAGGGCGGAAACATCGTAGATCATGTGCATCTGCCTGTTCAACACGGAAACAGCGATGTACTCAAATTGATGGCTCGCAAATACACACGTGAGCATTATTTAGAGCTTGTAAACAAGATCAAAGCTGCGATGCCGAATGTAGCCTTAACAACGGATATTATCGTAGGTTTCCCAAATGAGACAGAAGAACAATTCCAAGAGACGTTATCTCTTGTTAAAGAAGTGCAGTATGATGCGGCTTACACGTTTATCTATTCACCTCGTGAAGGCACTCCAGCTGCAAAGATGCAAGATAATGTTCCGATGGAAGTGAAACGAGAGCGTCTGCAGCGGCTGAACGCCATGCTGAATGATATCTCTTTAGAAAAGAACAAAGCATATGTTGGTAAAGTTGTGGAAGTGCTGGTTGAGGGTGAAAGTAAAAAGAATCCTGATGTACTAACAGGTCACACTGGTTCCAATAAAGTAGTAAACTTTAAAGCTCCTAAGCACTTAATAGGTGAAATTGTTAAAGTCCAGATTACCGATGCGAAAACATGGAACCTTGGCGGAGACTGGATAGAAGAAAAATCAGAGGTGGTAGGCTAA
- a CDS encoding RicAFT regulatory complex protein RicA family protein: protein MSTYTKEEILGKAKELAKMIATTDEVDFFKKAEAQINSNSNVARLMGQIKNLQKQAVNLQHYQKHEASREVEEKIDALMAELDSIPVVQEFKQSQSDVNDILQMVSHTISNKVTDEIIESTGGDLLKGTTGSQEGCSPGGCGCH, encoded by the coding sequence ATGAGCACATATACAAAAGAAGAAATCTTGGGAAAAGCAAAAGAACTTGCAAAAATGATCGCAACGACTGATGAAGTTGATTTTTTTAAAAAAGCAGAAGCTCAGATCAATTCTAATTCAAATGTAGCAAGGTTGATGGGACAGATTAAGAATCTACAAAAACAAGCGGTTAATCTTCAACATTATCAAAAGCATGAAGCATCAAGAGAAGTAGAAGAAAAGATTGACGCGTTGATGGCTGAGCTTGATAGCATTCCGGTTGTACAAGAGTTTAAACAATCTCAAAGTGATGTGAATGATATTTTACAGATGGTCTCCCATACGATCTCTAACAAAGTAACAGATGAGATCATCGAATCAACTGGCGGGGACCTTTTAAAAGGGACTACGGGCTCTCAAGAAGGCTGTTCTCCTGGCGGCTGCGGCTGTCACTAA
- the cotE gene encoding outer spore coat protein CotE has translation MSRRVEQELTYREIITKAVCGKGRKFSQATHTIAPSHRPSSILGCWIINHAYKPKRNGEAVDVEGSYDINVWYSYNDNTRTEVVTETIHFVDKVDLSVRDKNALGDQYEVTCRALQEPNTLEATISPNGNKVIVQVEREFVCEIIGETKVCVYVNPDGFDDVETRDWEYDVEDENFEDLDPNFLIGDLEE, from the coding sequence ATGTCAAGACGCGTAGAACAAGAGCTGACTTACAGAGAAATCATCACAAAAGCGGTTTGCGGAAAAGGCAGAAAATTTTCTCAGGCCACGCATACCATTGCACCGAGTCATCGTCCGAGCAGCATTTTAGGATGCTGGATCATCAACCATGCCTATAAACCGAAGCGGAATGGTGAAGCAGTTGATGTGGAAGGAAGCTATGACATCAACGTGTGGTATTCCTACAATGATAATACTCGGACGGAAGTCGTGACAGAGACCATTCATTTTGTAGACAAAGTGGATCTTAGTGTCAGAGATAAGAACGCGTTAGGTGATCAATACGAAGTTACGTGCCGCGCACTTCAAGAGCCTAATACGTTAGAAGCGACGATTTCCCCGAACGGAAATAAAGTCATCGTTCAAGTAGAAAGAGAGTTTGTTTGTGAAATTATCGGTGAAACAAAAGTATGTGTGTATGTGAACCCGGACGGTTTTGATGATGTAGAGACTAGAGATTGGGAATATGATGTTGAAGATGAGAACTTTGAAGATCTTGATCCGAACTTTTTAATAGGTGACTTAGAAGAATAA
- the mutS gene encoding DNA mismatch repair protein MutS encodes MAQYTPMIQQYLSIKAAHQDAFLFFRLGDFYEMFFEDAVRASQILEITLTSRDGGSQDRIPMCGIPYHSSAGYIKTLVENGHKVAICEQVEDPKQSVGVVKREVIQIITPGTVIDDHLLQDRENNFLVAIEKDNDSYGYVLCDLSTGELKGYTYTGNQLSFIQLLLSHGVKEIVGNKELYDAWTSTVTQTGQASVSIQEESSVENQFDHLVQTIPDPILLRSAGRLFHYLTHTQKRSFHHIKAVEFQQNDKRMKLDAFSKRNLELTESIRAKGKKGSLLWLLDATMTAMGARKLKQWVEEPLFVKETIEKRLQLVENLIGEFFIREEIKEQLKSVYDMERLIAKISYGNASPRDLVQLKRSLFSVPVLKEKIKSIEGKYALELHAKMNEHKTLADYLNSAIHDDAPIHIKEGGLIKAGYNEQLDQYKDASSNGKAWIASLEQQEKAASGIKSLKIGFNKIFGYYIEVTKSNLSQVPDRYERKQTLANAERYVTPELKEKERIILEAEEKISGLEYTLFLEVREFVKQFIPGLQELASAISELDVMQSFAAISEQYRYVRPIVSEDGIVKIVNGRHPVVEKVMDAQEYVPNDIVLNNDRNMLLITGPNMAGKSTYMRQLALTAVMMQIGCFVPADRAELPMFDQIFTRIGAADDLVGGQSTFMVEMLETNFALTSATENSLILLDEIGRGTSTYDGMALAQSIIEFIHEEIAAKTLFSTHYHELTVLEESLKSLKNVFVSAVEENGSLVFLHKVIDGQADKSFGIQVAELAELPEPVISRAKTILQTYENQEKREALPIQEVSVTKEEDLQESQLSLFVEKKETTNRRDPKEQELIKELRSLNVLEMTPLDAMNALYKLQKKVK; translated from the coding sequence ATGGCTCAATATACTCCAATGATTCAACAATATTTATCGATCAAGGCAGCTCATCAGGATGCCTTTTTATTTTTCCGTCTAGGAGATTTTTATGAAATGTTCTTTGAGGATGCTGTTCGAGCATCTCAAATCCTCGAGATCACACTAACAAGCAGAGATGGAGGCTCTCAAGATCGAATTCCAATGTGTGGAATCCCTTATCATTCGTCCGCAGGTTATATAAAAACATTAGTTGAAAATGGCCACAAAGTAGCAATCTGTGAACAAGTAGAAGATCCTAAACAATCAGTTGGGGTAGTGAAACGTGAAGTTATCCAGATCATTACGCCAGGAACGGTTATTGATGATCATCTTCTTCAAGATAGAGAGAATAATTTTTTGGTAGCGATCGAAAAAGATAACGATTCATATGGATACGTTCTTTGTGATCTTTCTACAGGTGAGTTGAAGGGATATACATATACCGGAAATCAGTTATCGTTTATTCAATTACTTTTAAGTCACGGTGTTAAAGAGATTGTTGGAAACAAAGAATTGTATGATGCTTGGACGAGCACTGTTACTCAGACCGGACAAGCTTCGGTTTCGATTCAGGAAGAGAGTTCTGTTGAGAATCAGTTTGATCATCTCGTTCAGACGATTCCTGACCCCATCTTATTACGTTCAGCAGGAAGGTTGTTTCACTATTTAACTCATACGCAAAAGCGATCTTTTCACCATATTAAAGCTGTTGAATTTCAGCAGAACGATAAAAGAATGAAGCTAGATGCCTTTTCGAAACGGAACTTAGAATTAACAGAATCAATCCGGGCTAAAGGGAAAAAAGGTTCGCTATTATGGTTGTTGGATGCCACGATGACAGCGATGGGCGCAAGAAAGCTTAAACAATGGGTTGAAGAACCGTTGTTCGTGAAAGAAACGATCGAGAAGCGGCTTCAGCTAGTCGAAAACTTGATCGGTGAGTTCTTTATTCGTGAAGAGATCAAAGAGCAATTAAAGTCTGTTTATGACATGGAACGATTGATCGCCAAAATATCCTACGGAAATGCTAGTCCAAGAGATCTTGTTCAATTGAAGAGATCATTGTTCAGTGTTCCGGTCTTAAAAGAAAAGATTAAGAGCATTGAAGGGAAATATGCGCTTGAGCTTCATGCAAAGATGAATGAACATAAAACACTCGCTGACTACTTAAATTCTGCTATTCACGATGATGCTCCTATCCATATTAAAGAAGGTGGACTCATCAAAGCGGGTTACAATGAGCAACTTGATCAGTATAAAGATGCGAGCAGTAACGGTAAAGCATGGATCGCTTCTCTTGAGCAACAAGAAAAAGCAGCTTCAGGCATTAAGTCTTTAAAAATAGGTTTTAATAAGATTTTTGGATACTACATCGAGGTTACAAAATCTAACCTTTCACAAGTACCAGATCGTTATGAACGAAAACAGACACTCGCGAACGCTGAGAGATATGTTACGCCAGAACTGAAAGAAAAAGAAAGAATCATATTAGAAGCGGAAGAGAAGATTTCAGGATTAGAATATACACTCTTCTTGGAAGTCAGAGAGTTTGTAAAGCAATTTATACCAGGACTGCAAGAACTTGCATCAGCTATTTCTGAACTCGATGTTATGCAATCTTTTGCTGCGATCAGTGAGCAGTACCGTTATGTGAGACCAATAGTTTCAGAGGATGGAATCGTAAAGATTGTGAATGGCAGACATCCTGTTGTAGAAAAAGTCATGGATGCACAAGAATATGTTCCTAATGACATTGTTCTAAATAACGATAGAAATATGCTCTTAATTACGGGACCAAACATGGCGGGTAAGAGTACGTATATGCGTCAGTTAGCACTTACAGCTGTCATGATGCAGATTGGATGCTTTGTTCCAGCGGATCGTGCTGAGCTTCCCATGTTTGATCAGATCTTCACGCGTATTGGAGCGGCTGACGATCTAGTCGGAGGACAAAGTACGTTCATGGTCGAGATGCTTGAGACGAACTTTGCTCTGACGAGTGCAACTGAAAACAGTTTGATTCTTTTAGATGAGATCGGACGAGGGACTTCAACATATGATGGGATGGCATTAGCGCAATCCATCATTGAATTCATTCATGAAGAAATTGCTGCAAAAACGCTGTTCTCTACTCATTATCATGAACTTACCGTCTTAGAAGAGTCTCTTAAATCTTTAAAAAATGTGTTTGTAAGTGCAGTTGAAGAGAATGGCAGTCTTGTATTTTTGCATAAAGTCATTGATGGACAAGCAGATAAAAGTTTTGGTATACAAGTGGCAGAGCTCGCTGAACTTCCAGAACCGGTGATCTCTAGAGCAAAAACAATTTTACAAACCTATGAAAATCAAGAAAAACGAGAAGCACTTCCTATTCAGGAAGTTTCAGTCACCAAGGAAGAGGATCTTCAAGAAAGTCAGTTGAGTCTTTTTGTTGAAAAAAAGGAGACGACGAATAGAAGAGACCCTAAAGAGCAAGAGTTGATCAAAGAGTTAAGAAGTTTAAATGTATTAGAGATGACTCCTCTTGATGCGATGAACGCGTTATACAAACTGCAAAAAAAAGTAAAATAA
- the mutL gene encoding DNA mismatch repair endonuclease MutL: protein MGKIVQLDEHLSNKIAAGEVVERPASVVKELVENSIDANATRIEIEVEEGGLSLIRVLDNGDGIEPEDCVLAFNRHATSKIKSEQDLIHIRTMGFRGEALPSISSVSQVELKSSTGNGPGAYLFIENGKIVKQQQTNSRKGTDLTVRNLFYNTPARLKHVKTIQTELGTISDLVNRLALANPDVSFRLKHNGKELLHTSGNGNLLQIIASVYGIQTAKNMISVSFSSLDYEVTGYIAKPEINRASRQYMSFFMNGRYIKNYALSKAVQNAYHTFLPIGRFPIAILSVKMDPTIIDVNVHPSKHEARLSKEAELVQLVENELRKVIRNQQLIPDVQFKKKEQRENDREEQPSFSFDYQSKKEEVPKNVTADFTIAQSVNRSIMSPTPDADPSLIRETSQEVDEIDESAVDLLPNSEEIEIPVTKEYEHHLPDASVDKIPVMYPIGQMHGTYILAQNENGLYLIDQHAAQERVKYEYFRKKVGQVDREVQLLAVPYTFEFTASESAFLESHLETLGEVGLFLETFGQNTFIVREHPQWFPKGYEREIMMDIIQQVLDYRRIDIEKLREDAAIMMSCKGSIKANHHLRNDEIFALLESLRTSEDPYTCPHGRPITIHLSTYELEKMFKRVM from the coding sequence ATGGGCAAAATTGTACAGCTAGATGAACATCTTTCCAATAAGATCGCTGCTGGTGAAGTTGTTGAACGCCCAGCCTCTGTTGTAAAAGAACTTGTAGAAAATTCAATCGATGCGAACGCTACGAGAATAGAGATTGAAGTTGAAGAAGGTGGGTTATCACTCATTCGTGTTCTAGATAACGGGGACGGAATCGAGCCGGAGGATTGTGTACTTGCTTTTAACCGACATGCGACGAGTAAGATTAAAAGTGAACAAGATTTAATCCATATTCGTACTATGGGTTTTAGAGGAGAAGCTTTACCTAGTATCTCCTCTGTTTCTCAAGTCGAACTTAAATCATCAACAGGTAATGGGCCAGGTGCTTACCTGTTCATTGAGAATGGTAAAATCGTAAAACAGCAGCAGACAAATAGCAGAAAAGGCACAGACCTTACTGTTCGTAACTTATTCTATAACACACCAGCCAGATTGAAGCATGTTAAGACCATTCAGACAGAATTAGGTACGATCAGCGATCTAGTGAACAGGCTTGCTCTTGCTAACCCGGATGTTTCATTTCGTTTAAAGCATAACGGAAAAGAGCTTCTGCACACTTCTGGTAACGGAAACCTGCTGCAGATCATTGCATCTGTATATGGGATACAAACCGCAAAAAATATGATCTCAGTTTCGTTTTCTTCATTAGATTATGAAGTAACAGGATATATAGCAAAACCTGAAATAAACCGAGCGTCCCGTCAGTATATGTCGTTCTTTATGAACGGAAGATATATCAAGAACTATGCACTATCAAAAGCTGTACAGAATGCTTATCACACGTTCCTTCCGATCGGCCGTTTTCCGATTGCCATATTATCCGTTAAGATGGATCCGACAATTATAGATGTTAACGTTCATCCATCCAAACATGAAGCAAGGTTGAGTAAAGAAGCGGAACTGGTCCAACTTGTTGAAAACGAGCTCAGAAAAGTAATCAGAAATCAGCAGTTAATTCCAGATGTTCAATTTAAGAAAAAAGAACAAAGAGAGAATGATCGAGAAGAACAGCCTTCATTTTCTTTTGATTATCAAAGTAAAAAGGAAGAAGTTCCCAAAAACGTAACAGCAGATTTTACAATTGCTCAAAGTGTTAACCGTTCAATCATGAGTCCGACTCCAGATGCTGATCCTTCTCTAATTAGGGAGACTTCACAGGAAGTTGATGAGATTGATGAGTCTGCGGTAGATTTACTACCGAATTCTGAAGAGATTGAGATACCAGTAACGAAAGAGTATGAACATCATCTTCCAGATGCATCTGTTGATAAAATTCCTGTTATGTACCCGATCGGACAGATGCATGGAACGTATATTCTTGCTCAGAATGAGAACGGATTGTATCTAATCGATCAACACGCTGCGCAAGAACGAGTTAAATATGAGTATTTTAGAAAAAAAGTGGGACAAGTGGACAGAGAAGTGCAGCTTTTAGCAGTTCCATACACGTTCGAATTCACGGCGAGTGAATCTGCCTTTCTTGAGAGTCATTTAGAGACTCTCGGGGAAGTAGGTCTGTTTTTAGAAACCTTTGGACAGAATACTTTTATCGTAAGAGAGCACCCGCAATGGTTTCCAAAAGGATATGAAAGAGAAATCATGATGGATATTATCCAGCAGGTACTCGATTATAGAAGAATCGATATAGAAAAATTAAGAGAAGATGCAGCGATCATGATGTCATGTAAAGGCTCTATTAAAGCGAACCATCATTTAAGGAACGATGAGATTTTTGCTTTGTTAGAATCTTTGCGAACATCTGAAGATCCTTATACATGTCCACACGGTAGACCGATAACGATTCATTTATCAACGTATGAACTTGAGAAGATGTTCAAAAGAGTGATGTAG
- the miaA gene encoding tRNA (adenosine(37)-N6)-dimethylallyltransferase MiaA, producing MKEKLVVIVGPTAVGKTKTSIELAKAIDGEIISGDSMQIYRGLDIGTAKITEEEKEGIPHYLIDIKDPKESFSVAEFQKLARERITDINQRGKIPIIVGGTGLYVRAVTHHYEFSDANRNNKMRDELQRKSEIEGSEALHAELHKVDPERAKEIHPNNVQRVIRALEIYYTTGNAPSTEQGKMNEEESLYQLALVGLTMDRERLYKRINERVDLMVQKGVLNEAKMLFEQDITNSLAAKAIGYKEFFPYLSGESTLEEAITLLKRDSRRYAKRQFTWFRNQMDVEWFAMDEDPFHKKFQEIQHFVEGKLEISENV from the coding sequence ATGAAAGAAAAATTAGTAGTGATCGTAGGCCCAACGGCTGTTGGAAAAACAAAAACCAGTATCGAACTTGCTAAGGCGATCGATGGTGAGATAATTAGCGGCGATTCTATGCAGATCTATAGAGGTCTCGACATCGGTACAGCCAAAATTACTGAGGAAGAGAAAGAAGGTATTCCTCATTATTTGATCGATATTAAGGATCCTAAAGAGTCATTCTCAGTTGCTGAATTTCAAAAGCTAGCGAGGGAACGAATAACAGATATTAATCAAAGGGGTAAGATTCCGATAATTGTAGGTGGAACGGGGTTGTACGTTCGAGCTGTTACTCATCATTATGAATTCTCAGATGCGAACCGAAATAACAAGATGCGAGACGAACTACAAAGAAAGTCAGAGATTGAAGGTTCAGAGGCATTGCATGCTGAACTACACAAAGTCGATCCAGAGCGAGCTAAAGAAATTCATCCGAACAATGTGCAACGTGTTATAAGAGCACTGGAAATCTACTATACAACAGGCAATGCCCCGTCTACTGAACAAGGAAAGATGAACGAAGAGGAATCTTTATATCAATTAGCCTTAGTGGGATTGACGATGGATCGAGAGCGCTTATACAAACGTATAAACGAGCGAGTGGACCTTATGGTTCAAAAAGGGGTACTTAACGAAGCGAAGATGCTTTTTGAACAAGACATTACAAATAGTCTGGCCGCTAAAGCGATAGGTTACAAAGAGTTTTTTCCGTACCTTTCGGGGGAAAGTACTTTAGAGGAAGCGATCACATTGTTAAAAAGAGACTCCAGGCGATACGCAAAAAGACAATTCACATGGTTTCGTAACCAGATGGATGTAGAATGGTTTGCCATGGACGAAGATCCGTTTCACAAAAAATTTCAAGAAATTCAGCACTTTGTTGAAGGGAAATTAGAAATTTCCGAGAATGTATAA
- the hfq gene encoding RNA chaperone Hfq, whose product MKQSINLQDHYLNQLRRENIYVTVYLLNGFQLKGLVKGFDNFTVVLEAEGKQHLIYKHAISTFTPHRNVDLSSANTNE is encoded by the coding sequence ATGAAGCAATCAATCAATTTACAGGATCATTACTTAAACCAGTTACGTCGCGAAAACATTTATGTGACCGTATATTTGCTGAATGGTTTTCAGCTTAAAGGTTTAGTAAAGGGGTTTGACAACTTTACGGTTGTACTAGAGGCAGAAGGAAAACAGCACCTCATATACAAGCATGCCATTTCAACGTTCACCCCACATCGAAATGTCGATTTGTCTTCTGCAAATACAAATGAATAA
- a CDS encoding tyrosine-type recombinase/integrase: MEDYPHLPEYADSFIVHLQKKDRTNSTIKRYYYDLLDFFAWVRVMKENDDLQVIQHLDAVTLNEYFLFLSEQREYRTATSKRVFTVIKSLFSFLHANRKISSNPFSDLEQTLKEDTHFTDDDFISDEEYKVLFQTLSSYEGLTEKQQKYRHLLIKRNEAILSLLYRYGITLQEITHIEMKHVHFTQHELKVINKKETRLISLDDETQHLLYEYKEDIPEAIRPRKYSSDRFFIAFDYQRGTYRFDYGKYEPKPLTVIAIQKMLRQEIRRSGLREGISSQHLRRTAILNLLKEGKAEEDVQLWFGLKSNLTLNRYEAYLETTEMKKE; the protein is encoded by the coding sequence ATGGAAGATTATCCACACTTACCCGAATATGCCGATTCATTTATTGTTCACTTACAAAAAAAAGATAGAACGAACAGCACGATAAAACGCTATTATTATGATCTTTTAGATTTTTTTGCATGGGTTAGGGTTATGAAGGAAAACGATGATTTACAAGTGATACAGCACCTGGATGCTGTTACGTTAAATGAATACTTTCTTTTTCTTTCCGAACAACGAGAATATCGAACCGCCACAAGCAAACGAGTTTTCACCGTTATTAAAAGTCTCTTTTCCTTCCTGCACGCTAATAGAAAGATTTCATCCAATCCTTTTTCTGACCTAGAGCAAACCCTTAAAGAAGACACTCATTTTACGGATGATGATTTTATTTCTGATGAAGAATACAAGGTGCTTTTTCAAACACTATCTTCATATGAGGGACTAACGGAGAAACAGCAAAAATATAGACACCTTTTGATCAAAAGAAATGAAGCGATCCTCTCACTTCTCTATCGTTATGGCATCACACTTCAGGAAATCACGCATATTGAAATGAAGCATGTGCATTTCACACAGCATGAATTAAAAGTAATCAACAAAAAAGAAACAAGATTGATCTCTCTTGACGATGAGACACAACATCTATTATACGAATATAAGGAAGATATTCCTGAAGCCATAAGGCCAAGAAAATATTCTTCAGATCGTTTCTTTATCGCGTTTGATTACCAAAGAGGAACATATCGGTTTGACTATGGAAAGTATGAGCCAAAACCGTTAACGGTTATCGCGATACAGAAGATGCTAAGACAAGAGATCCGTCGCTCTGGTCTAAGAGAAGGAATCAGCTCTCAACACTTAAGAAGAACAGCCATCTTAAACCTTTTAAAAGAAGGAAAAGCTGAGGAAGACGTTCAATTATGGTTTGGATTAAAATCAAATCTCACTCTAAACCGCTATGAAGCCTATTTAGAAACAACTGAAATGAAAAAGGAATAA
- a CDS encoding YhcN/YlaJ family sporulation lipoprotein: protein MRKSAMFVLSSVLLLSACSGKTGSGDETLDTEQVKYDPSERKPNTQIDSPLVVENSDEVHQSKDLVQLAEKVNGVDKAYVIVSGIYTLVGIAPEEPVSPGKENDQLRQDVYNGLKGNAHGRNAAITTDPDKIEQIKKLGKTASHSKHDSKSGVYNELGILIGKIKPLKGQSKSTERQEMHEEMNHNRDDLYE, encoded by the coding sequence ATGCGGAAATCAGCAATGTTCGTTCTATCTTCAGTTCTTCTCTTAAGTGCTTGTTCAGGCAAAACCGGTTCTGGAGATGAAACGCTAGATACCGAGCAAGTAAAATACGATCCATCAGAACGAAAACCGAATACACAGATAGATTCACCGTTAGTGGTTGAAAACTCTGATGAAGTTCATCAATCAAAGGATCTTGTACAGCTGGCGGAAAAAGTAAACGGAGTAGATAAGGCCTATGTCATTGTAAGTGGTATCTATACACTAGTCGGCATCGCTCCTGAAGAACCTGTTTCACCGGGGAAAGAAAACGATCAACTGCGCCAAGACGTTTATAACGGGTTAAAAGGAAATGCGCATGGAAGAAATGCGGCCATTACAACGGACCCAGATAAGATAGAGCAAATCAAGAAGCTTGGAAAAACTGCGTCACATAGTAAACATGATTCAAAAAGTGGAGTCTATAATGAGCTTGGGATTTTAATCGGGAAAATTAAGCCATTAAAAGGGCAGTCGAAATCTACAGAGAGGCAAGAAATGCACGAAGAGATGAATCATAATCGTGATGATCTCTACGAATAA
- a CDS encoding YitT family protein, with amino-acid sequence MHIKLQKSLLILIGLFLTAIGIKLLNIHTLTFGGTAGIATLVSFMTNWSWGILFLIVNLPFFILSIRKLGWNFSLLTFLCIILISAISDLMDYLTLPLISPIAAAIIAGSLIGIGVSFVLNSGASLGGIHILALYLEQKSNINRGISLFVTDFIIVSSAVVMFGFKNALISIIAISVASFLTGKLKSAVKPSEPVYQTTDTETLQNS; translated from the coding sequence ATGCATATCAAACTACAAAAAAGCTTGTTAATCTTAATCGGATTGTTTTTAACGGCGATTGGCATAAAATTATTAAACATACACACACTTACGTTTGGCGGTACAGCTGGCATCGCTACACTAGTTTCATTTATGACGAATTGGTCATGGGGCATTTTATTCCTTATCGTGAACTTACCCTTTTTTATTCTATCGATCAGAAAATTAGGTTGGAATTTCTCACTCCTGACGTTTCTTTGCATCATCCTCATCTCAGCCATCTCAGATTTGATGGATTACCTTACTCTTCCTCTGATCTCGCCGATTGCTGCGGCGATCATTGCTGGAAGTCTGATTGGGATAGGCGTTAGTTTTGTATTAAATTCAGGAGCATCATTAGGTGGCATACACATTCTAGCTCTATATTTAGAGCAAAAATCTAATATTAATCGAGGAATCTCCTTGTTTGTTACAGATTTTATTATCGTTTCTTCTGCTGTAGTCATGTTTGGATTTAAAAATGCACTAATATCTATCATCGCAATATCTGTCGCTTCCTTTTTGACCGGAAAATTAAAAAGCGCTGTTAAACCATCAGAACCTGTGTATCAGACAACTGATACAGAAACCCTTCAAAATAGTTAA